A window of the Hypomesus transpacificus isolate Combined female chromosome 22, fHypTra1, whole genome shotgun sequence genome harbors these coding sequences:
- the gab1 gene encoding GRB2-associated-binding protein 1 isoform X6: protein MSGGDVVCSGWLRKSPPEKKLRRYAWKKRWFILRSGRLTGDPDVLEYYKNDHAKKPIRVIDLNLCEQVDAGLTFNKKDLEHSFIFDIKTIDRVFYLVADTEDDMNKWVRCICDICGFNPTDDEAVKAAHQSGGSSSSVVDTPPPLGVGGVLAGVPPPYQPVSVRHLDSQSSLDEPQDYLWLANCESKKPEPNSPVRGGPSPVEYLLLEECESRTPPPSLAHDCSKSTSSETDLNDNLPSRRTPPSSSKHTSSHNGAPSLYDSPPSRGPSIDSASLYHLPRSFSQDTVLTGPAPSPSQDPGEVELYVFNTPSRKPSMETQIRNLSVSYDIPPTPGSNCTYQVPRSSSVGAGGSEGGGDVPPPRPPKPSLSSLTGGNPPGPPAERSPSDVYCTPRSVSETDGNYCVPSSVGSKALRSNTIGTMDSSRIRKADFGSQECYSIPRSFPSDKTCSFDFNESFNSYFINKGMMPVCGSQSTEEVDQNYVPMNPNSPSQLTLTLGPSDGPQETNYVPMTPGTLEFSSLGKQVPPPAHMGFRSSPKTPPRRPTLISDCQPPPVDRHLKPDRKGQSPKVIRAKGAGLERTDSHTVGDFMRQRKAKPAPLDIKPLPEWEEPCAPVRSPVTRSFAREEESFYCSVPITPVRREMEGLDAIEQGMKLSAPMAADGGSSPLVKPKGDKQVEYLDLDLDPGKATPPKKKSTGPGQVCSDERVDYVVVDQQRTQALKSTREAWNDGRQSTETDTTLKGPK from the exons gCATGGAAGAAGCGCTGGTTCATTCTTCGGAGTGGCCGTCTGACAGGTGACCCAGATGTGCTGGAGTACTATAAGAATGACCACGCCAAGAAGCCCATCAGAGTGATCGACCTCAACCTGTGTGAACAG GTGGATGCAGGTCTGACATTCAACAAGAAAGACCTGGAGCACAGCTTCATCTTTGACATCAAGACCATCGACCGCGTGTTCTATCTGGTGGCCGACACGGAGGACGACATGAACAAGTGGGTCCGCTGCATCTGCGACATCTGTGGCTTTAACCCCACCGACGACG AAGCTGTGAAAGCAGCCCACCAATCAggcggcagcagcagctcagTAGTGGACACGCCCCCTCCCCTAGGGGTAGGTGGGGTGCTGGCCGGCGTGCCCCCCCCCTACCAGCCTGTCAGTGTGCGTCACCTGGACTCCCAGTCCAGCCTGGACGAGCCCCAGGACTACCTCTGGCTGGCTAACTGTGAGAGCAAGAAGCCAGAGcccaacag TCCAGTACGGGGTGGCCCCTCCCCAGTGGAGTACTTGCTCCTAGAGGAGTGTGAGAGCAGGACTCCTCCTCCTAGTCT ggctCATGACTGTTCCAAGTCCACCTCCTCAGAGACTGACCTGAACGACAACCTCCCCTCCCGccgcacccccccctcctcctccaaacacaCGTCCTCCCACAACGGTGCCCCCTCCCTGtacgactcccccccctcccgtgGGCCCTCGATAGACTCCGCCTCCCTCTACCACCTCCCCCGCAGCTTCTCCCAGGACACAGTCCTCaccggccccgccccctcgcCCTCCCAGGACCCCGGGGAGGTGGAGCTCTACGTCTTCAACACACCGTCACGGAAACCCTCCATGGAGACGCAGATACGGAACCTGTCAGTCAGCTACGACATCCCGCCCACCCCGGGGAGCAACTGCACCTATCAGGTCCCTCGTAGCTCCTccgtgggggcgggggggtcagAGGGCGGGGGGGACGTGCCCCCTCCACGGCCCCCCAAGCCCTCCCTCAGCTCCCTGACAGGGGGGAACCCCCCGGGGCCCCCGGCTGAGCGCTCCCCCTCAGACGTGTACTGCACACCGCGCTCCGTGTCAGAGACGGACGGGAACTACTGTGTTCCCAGCAGTGTTGGGAGCAAAGCACTGCGTAGCAACACCATCGGCACCATGGACTCCTCCCGCATCCGGAAAG CAGATTTCGGCTCGCAGGAATGCTATTCCATTCCCAGATCTTTTCCTTCTGACAAAACCTGCTCCTTTGACTTCAACGAGAGCTTCAACAGCTACTTT ataaaCAAGGGCATGATGCCAGTGTGTGGGAGCCAGTCCACCGAGGAGGTGGACCAGAACTATGTGCCCATGAACCCTAACTCTCCGTcccagctaaccctaaccctggggcCCTCAGACGGGCCCCAGGAGACCAACTACGTCCCCATGACCCCTGGCACCCTGGAGTTCTCCTCCCTGGGGAAGCAGGTCCCCCCCCCGGCCCACATGGGGTTCCGCTCCAGCCCCAAGACCCCCCCACGAAGACCCACACTCATCAGCGACTGTCAGCCCCCTCCTGTAGATCGCCACCTCAAACCTGACCGCAAAG GTCAGAGCCCCAAGGTAATCAGGGCTAAGGGGGCGGGGCTAGAGCGCACCGACTCCCACACTGTGGGGGACTTCATGAGACAACGCAAGG CTAAACCCGCCCCGCTGGACATCAAGCCTCTTCCAGAGTGGGAGGAGCCGTGTGCGCCCGTTCGCTCGCCCGTCACCAGGTCGTTCGCCCGGGA AGAAGAGTCCTTCTACTGCTCTGTCCCCATCACCCCTGttaggagggagatggagggcctTGACGCCATAGAG CAGGGCATGAAGCTGTCCGCTCCCATGGCAGCAGATGGAGGGAGCAGCCCACTGGTGAAGCCTAAAGGAGACAAGCAGGTGGAGTacctggacctggacctggaccCTGGCAAGGCCACTCCACCTAAGAAG aAGAGTACCGGCCCGGGGCAGGTGTGCTCAGACGAGCGTGTGGACTATGTGGTGGTGGACCAGCAGAGGACCCAGGCTCTGAAGAGCACCCGCGAGGCCTGGAACGACGGCCGCCAGTCCACCGAGACAGACACCACCCTCAAGGGTCCCAAGTGA
- the gab1 gene encoding GRB2-associated-binding protein 1 isoform X11, with protein sequence MSGGDVVCSGWLRKSPPEKKLRRYAWKKRWFILRSGRLTGDPDVLEYYKNDHAKKPIRVIDLNLCEQVDAGLTFNKKDLEHSFIFDIKTIDRVFYLVADTEDDMNKWVRCICDICGFNPTDDEAVKAAHQSGGSSSSVVDTPPPLGVGGVLAGVPPPYQPVSVRHLDSQSSLDEPQDYLWLANCESKKPEPNSPVRGGPSPVEYLLLEECESRTPPPSLAHDCSKSTSSETDLNDNLPSRRTPPSSSKHTSSHNGAPSLYDSPPSRGPSIDSASLYHLPRSFSQDTVLTGPAPSPSQDPGEVELYVFNTPSRKPSMETQIRNLSVSYDIPPTPGSNCTYQVPRSSSVGAGGSEGGGDVPPPRPPKPSLSSLTGGNPPGPPAERSPSDVYCTPRSVSETDGNYCVPSSVGSKALRSNTIGTMDSSRIRKADFGSQECYSIPRSFPSDKTCSFDFNESFNSYFINKGMMPVCGSQSTEEVDQNYVPMNPNSPSQLTLTLGPSDGPQETNYVPMTPGTLEFSSLGKQVPPPAHMGFRSSPKTPPRRPTLISDCQPPPVDRHLKPDRKAKPAPLDIKPLPEWEEPCAPVRSPVTRSFARDSSRFQLPPRPPSLQSGSSSDSDDCDENYVPMVPSMPSDEPQGMKLSAPMAADGGSSPLVKPKGDKQVEYLDLDLDPGKATPPKKKSTGPGQVCSDERVDYVVVDQQRTQALKSTREAWNDGRQSTETDTTLKGPK encoded by the exons gCATGGAAGAAGCGCTGGTTCATTCTTCGGAGTGGCCGTCTGACAGGTGACCCAGATGTGCTGGAGTACTATAAGAATGACCACGCCAAGAAGCCCATCAGAGTGATCGACCTCAACCTGTGTGAACAG GTGGATGCAGGTCTGACATTCAACAAGAAAGACCTGGAGCACAGCTTCATCTTTGACATCAAGACCATCGACCGCGTGTTCTATCTGGTGGCCGACACGGAGGACGACATGAACAAGTGGGTCCGCTGCATCTGCGACATCTGTGGCTTTAACCCCACCGACGACG AAGCTGTGAAAGCAGCCCACCAATCAggcggcagcagcagctcagTAGTGGACACGCCCCCTCCCCTAGGGGTAGGTGGGGTGCTGGCCGGCGTGCCCCCCCCCTACCAGCCTGTCAGTGTGCGTCACCTGGACTCCCAGTCCAGCCTGGACGAGCCCCAGGACTACCTCTGGCTGGCTAACTGTGAGAGCAAGAAGCCAGAGcccaacag TCCAGTACGGGGTGGCCCCTCCCCAGTGGAGTACTTGCTCCTAGAGGAGTGTGAGAGCAGGACTCCTCCTCCTAGTCT ggctCATGACTGTTCCAAGTCCACCTCCTCAGAGACTGACCTGAACGACAACCTCCCCTCCCGccgcacccccccctcctcctccaaacacaCGTCCTCCCACAACGGTGCCCCCTCCCTGtacgactcccccccctcccgtgGGCCCTCGATAGACTCCGCCTCCCTCTACCACCTCCCCCGCAGCTTCTCCCAGGACACAGTCCTCaccggccccgccccctcgcCCTCCCAGGACCCCGGGGAGGTGGAGCTCTACGTCTTCAACACACCGTCACGGAAACCCTCCATGGAGACGCAGATACGGAACCTGTCAGTCAGCTACGACATCCCGCCCACCCCGGGGAGCAACTGCACCTATCAGGTCCCTCGTAGCTCCTccgtgggggcgggggggtcagAGGGCGGGGGGGACGTGCCCCCTCCACGGCCCCCCAAGCCCTCCCTCAGCTCCCTGACAGGGGGGAACCCCCCGGGGCCCCCGGCTGAGCGCTCCCCCTCAGACGTGTACTGCACACCGCGCTCCGTGTCAGAGACGGACGGGAACTACTGTGTTCCCAGCAGTGTTGGGAGCAAAGCACTGCGTAGCAACACCATCGGCACCATGGACTCCTCCCGCATCCGGAAAG CAGATTTCGGCTCGCAGGAATGCTATTCCATTCCCAGATCTTTTCCTTCTGACAAAACCTGCTCCTTTGACTTCAACGAGAGCTTCAACAGCTACTTT ataaaCAAGGGCATGATGCCAGTGTGTGGGAGCCAGTCCACCGAGGAGGTGGACCAGAACTATGTGCCCATGAACCCTAACTCTCCGTcccagctaaccctaaccctggggcCCTCAGACGGGCCCCAGGAGACCAACTACGTCCCCATGACCCCTGGCACCCTGGAGTTCTCCTCCCTGGGGAAGCAGGTCCCCCCCCCGGCCCACATGGGGTTCCGCTCCAGCCCCAAGACCCCCCCACGAAGACCCACACTCATCAGCGACTGTCAGCCCCCTCCTGTAGATCGCCACCTCAAACCTGACCGCAAAG CTAAACCCGCCCCGCTGGACATCAAGCCTCTTCCAGAGTGGGAGGAGCCGTGTGCGCCCGTTCGCTCGCCCGTCACCAGGTCGTTCGCCCGGGA ctcctccaggttccAGCTCCCCCCtcggcccccctccctccagagtgGCTCCAGCTCAGACTCTGACGACTGTGATGAGAACTATGTTCCCATGGTCCCTAGCATGCCCTCAGACGAGCCC CAGGGCATGAAGCTGTCCGCTCCCATGGCAGCAGATGGAGGGAGCAGCCCACTGGTGAAGCCTAAAGGAGACAAGCAGGTGGAGTacctggacctggacctggaccCTGGCAAGGCCACTCCACCTAAGAAG aAGAGTACCGGCCCGGGGCAGGTGTGCTCAGACGAGCGTGTGGACTATGTGGTGGTGGACCAGCAGAGGACCCAGGCTCTGAAGAGCACCCGCGAGGCCTGGAACGACGGCCGCCAGTCCACCGAGACAGACACCACCCTCAAGGGTCCCAAGTGA
- the gab1 gene encoding GRB2-associated-binding protein 1 isoform X10: MSGGDVVCSGWLRKSPPEKKLRRYAWKKRWFILRSGRLTGDPDVLEYYKNDHAKKPIRVIDLNLCEQVDAGLTFNKKDLEHSFIFDIKTIDRVFYLVADTEDDMNKWVRCICDICGFNPTDDAVKAAHQSGGSSSSVVDTPPPLGVGGVLAGVPPPYQPVSVRHLDSQSSLDEPQDYLWLANCESKKPEPNRAHDCSKSTSSETDLNDNLPSRRTPPSSSKHTSSHNGAPSLYDSPPSRGPSIDSASLYHLPRSFSQDTVLTGPAPSPSQDPGEVELYVFNTPSRKPSMETQIRNLSVSYDIPPTPGSNCTYQVPRSSSVGAGGSEGGGDVPPPRPPKPSLSSLTGGNPPGPPAERSPSDVYCTPRSVSETDGNYCVPSSVGSKALRSNTIGTMDSSRIRKDFGSQECYSIPRSFPSDKTCSFDFNESFNSYFINKGMMPVCGSQSTEEVDQNYVPMNPNSPSQLTLTLGPSDGPQETNYVPMTPGTLEFSSLGKQVPPPAHMGFRSSPKTPPRRPTLISDCQPPPVDRHLKPDRKGQSPKVIRAKGAGLERTDSHTVGDFMRQRKAKPAPLDIKPLPEWEEPCAPVRSPVTRSFARDSSRFQLPPRPPSLQSGSSSDSDDCDENYVPMVPSMPSDEPGMKLSAPMAADGGSSPLVKPKGDKQVEYLDLDLDPGKATPPKKKSTGPGQVCSDERVDYVVVDQQRTQALKSTREAWNDGRQSTETDTTLKGPK, translated from the exons gCATGGAAGAAGCGCTGGTTCATTCTTCGGAGTGGCCGTCTGACAGGTGACCCAGATGTGCTGGAGTACTATAAGAATGACCACGCCAAGAAGCCCATCAGAGTGATCGACCTCAACCTGTGTGAACAG GTGGATGCAGGTCTGACATTCAACAAGAAAGACCTGGAGCACAGCTTCATCTTTGACATCAAGACCATCGACCGCGTGTTCTATCTGGTGGCCGACACGGAGGACGACATGAACAAGTGGGTCCGCTGCATCTGCGACATCTGTGGCTTTAACCCCACCGACGACG CTGTGAAAGCAGCCCACCAATCAggcggcagcagcagctcagTAGTGGACACGCCCCCTCCCCTAGGGGTAGGTGGGGTGCTGGCCGGCGTGCCCCCCCCCTACCAGCCTGTCAGTGTGCGTCACCTGGACTCCCAGTCCAGCCTGGACGAGCCCCAGGACTACCTCTGGCTGGCTAACTGTGAGAGCAAGAAGCCAGAGcccaacag ggctCATGACTGTTCCAAGTCCACCTCCTCAGAGACTGACCTGAACGACAACCTCCCCTCCCGccgcacccccccctcctcctccaaacacaCGTCCTCCCACAACGGTGCCCCCTCCCTGtacgactcccccccctcccgtgGGCCCTCGATAGACTCCGCCTCCCTCTACCACCTCCCCCGCAGCTTCTCCCAGGACACAGTCCTCaccggccccgccccctcgcCCTCCCAGGACCCCGGGGAGGTGGAGCTCTACGTCTTCAACACACCGTCACGGAAACCCTCCATGGAGACGCAGATACGGAACCTGTCAGTCAGCTACGACATCCCGCCCACCCCGGGGAGCAACTGCACCTATCAGGTCCCTCGTAGCTCCTccgtgggggcgggggggtcagAGGGCGGGGGGGACGTGCCCCCTCCACGGCCCCCCAAGCCCTCCCTCAGCTCCCTGACAGGGGGGAACCCCCCGGGGCCCCCGGCTGAGCGCTCCCCCTCAGACGTGTACTGCACACCGCGCTCCGTGTCAGAGACGGACGGGAACTACTGTGTTCCCAGCAGTGTTGGGAGCAAAGCACTGCGTAGCAACACCATCGGCACCATGGACTCCTCCCGCATCCGGAAAG ATTTCGGCTCGCAGGAATGCTATTCCATTCCCAGATCTTTTCCTTCTGACAAAACCTGCTCCTTTGACTTCAACGAGAGCTTCAACAGCTACTTT ataaaCAAGGGCATGATGCCAGTGTGTGGGAGCCAGTCCACCGAGGAGGTGGACCAGAACTATGTGCCCATGAACCCTAACTCTCCGTcccagctaaccctaaccctggggcCCTCAGACGGGCCCCAGGAGACCAACTACGTCCCCATGACCCCTGGCACCCTGGAGTTCTCCTCCCTGGGGAAGCAGGTCCCCCCCCCGGCCCACATGGGGTTCCGCTCCAGCCCCAAGACCCCCCCACGAAGACCCACACTCATCAGCGACTGTCAGCCCCCTCCTGTAGATCGCCACCTCAAACCTGACCGCAAAG GTCAGAGCCCCAAGGTAATCAGGGCTAAGGGGGCGGGGCTAGAGCGCACCGACTCCCACACTGTGGGGGACTTCATGAGACAACGCAAGG CTAAACCCGCCCCGCTGGACATCAAGCCTCTTCCAGAGTGGGAGGAGCCGTGTGCGCCCGTTCGCTCGCCCGTCACCAGGTCGTTCGCCCGGGA ctcctccaggttccAGCTCCCCCCtcggcccccctccctccagagtgGCTCCAGCTCAGACTCTGACGACTGTGATGAGAACTATGTTCCCATGGTCCCTAGCATGCCCTCAGACGAGCCC GGCATGAAGCTGTCCGCTCCCATGGCAGCAGATGGAGGGAGCAGCCCACTGGTGAAGCCTAAAGGAGACAAGCAGGTGGAGTacctggacctggacctggaccCTGGCAAGGCCACTCCACCTAAGAAG aAGAGTACCGGCCCGGGGCAGGTGTGCTCAGACGAGCGTGTGGACTATGTGGTGGTGGACCAGCAGAGGACCCAGGCTCTGAAGAGCACCCGCGAGGCCTGGAACGACGGCCGCCAGTCCACCGAGACAGACACCACCCTCAAGGGTCCCAAGTGA
- the gab1 gene encoding GRB2-associated-binding protein 1 isoform X9, translated as MSGGDVVCSGWLRKSPPEKKLRRYAWKKRWFILRSGRLTGDPDVLEYYKNDHAKKPIRVIDLNLCEQVDAGLTFNKKDLEHSFIFDIKTIDRVFYLVADTEDDMNKWVRCICDICGFNPTDDEAVKAAHQSGGSSSSVVDTPPPLGVGGVLAGVPPPYQPVSVRHLDSQSSLDEPQDYLWLANCESKKPEPNRAHDCSKSTSSETDLNDNLPSRRTPPSSSKHTSSHNGAPSLYDSPPSRGPSIDSASLYHLPRSFSQDTVLTGPAPSPSQDPGEVELYVFNTPSRKPSMETQIRNLSVSYDIPPTPGSNCTYQVPRSSSVGAGGSEGGGDVPPPRPPKPSLSSLTGGNPPGPPAERSPSDVYCTPRSVSETDGNYCVPSSVGSKALRSNTIGTMDSSRIRKDFGSQECYSIPRSFPSDKTCSFDFNESFNSYFINKGMMPVCGSQSTEEVDQNYVPMNPNSPSQLTLTLGPSDGPQETNYVPMTPGTLEFSSLGKQVPPPAHMGFRSSPKTPPRRPTLISDCQPPPVDRHLKPDRKGQSPKVIRAKGAGLERTDSHTVGDFMRQRKAKPAPLDIKPLPEWEEPCAPVRSPVTRSFARDSSRFQLPPRPPSLQSGSSSDSDDCDENYVPMVPSMPSDEPGMKLSAPMAADGGSSPLVKPKGDKQVEYLDLDLDPGKATPPKKKSTGPGQVCSDERVDYVVVDQQRTQALKSTREAWNDGRQSTETDTTLKGPK; from the exons gCATGGAAGAAGCGCTGGTTCATTCTTCGGAGTGGCCGTCTGACAGGTGACCCAGATGTGCTGGAGTACTATAAGAATGACCACGCCAAGAAGCCCATCAGAGTGATCGACCTCAACCTGTGTGAACAG GTGGATGCAGGTCTGACATTCAACAAGAAAGACCTGGAGCACAGCTTCATCTTTGACATCAAGACCATCGACCGCGTGTTCTATCTGGTGGCCGACACGGAGGACGACATGAACAAGTGGGTCCGCTGCATCTGCGACATCTGTGGCTTTAACCCCACCGACGACG AAGCTGTGAAAGCAGCCCACCAATCAggcggcagcagcagctcagTAGTGGACACGCCCCCTCCCCTAGGGGTAGGTGGGGTGCTGGCCGGCGTGCCCCCCCCCTACCAGCCTGTCAGTGTGCGTCACCTGGACTCCCAGTCCAGCCTGGACGAGCCCCAGGACTACCTCTGGCTGGCTAACTGTGAGAGCAAGAAGCCAGAGcccaacag ggctCATGACTGTTCCAAGTCCACCTCCTCAGAGACTGACCTGAACGACAACCTCCCCTCCCGccgcacccccccctcctcctccaaacacaCGTCCTCCCACAACGGTGCCCCCTCCCTGtacgactcccccccctcccgtgGGCCCTCGATAGACTCCGCCTCCCTCTACCACCTCCCCCGCAGCTTCTCCCAGGACACAGTCCTCaccggccccgccccctcgcCCTCCCAGGACCCCGGGGAGGTGGAGCTCTACGTCTTCAACACACCGTCACGGAAACCCTCCATGGAGACGCAGATACGGAACCTGTCAGTCAGCTACGACATCCCGCCCACCCCGGGGAGCAACTGCACCTATCAGGTCCCTCGTAGCTCCTccgtgggggcgggggggtcagAGGGCGGGGGGGACGTGCCCCCTCCACGGCCCCCCAAGCCCTCCCTCAGCTCCCTGACAGGGGGGAACCCCCCGGGGCCCCCGGCTGAGCGCTCCCCCTCAGACGTGTACTGCACACCGCGCTCCGTGTCAGAGACGGACGGGAACTACTGTGTTCCCAGCAGTGTTGGGAGCAAAGCACTGCGTAGCAACACCATCGGCACCATGGACTCCTCCCGCATCCGGAAAG ATTTCGGCTCGCAGGAATGCTATTCCATTCCCAGATCTTTTCCTTCTGACAAAACCTGCTCCTTTGACTTCAACGAGAGCTTCAACAGCTACTTT ataaaCAAGGGCATGATGCCAGTGTGTGGGAGCCAGTCCACCGAGGAGGTGGACCAGAACTATGTGCCCATGAACCCTAACTCTCCGTcccagctaaccctaaccctggggcCCTCAGACGGGCCCCAGGAGACCAACTACGTCCCCATGACCCCTGGCACCCTGGAGTTCTCCTCCCTGGGGAAGCAGGTCCCCCCCCCGGCCCACATGGGGTTCCGCTCCAGCCCCAAGACCCCCCCACGAAGACCCACACTCATCAGCGACTGTCAGCCCCCTCCTGTAGATCGCCACCTCAAACCTGACCGCAAAG GTCAGAGCCCCAAGGTAATCAGGGCTAAGGGGGCGGGGCTAGAGCGCACCGACTCCCACACTGTGGGGGACTTCATGAGACAACGCAAGG CTAAACCCGCCCCGCTGGACATCAAGCCTCTTCCAGAGTGGGAGGAGCCGTGTGCGCCCGTTCGCTCGCCCGTCACCAGGTCGTTCGCCCGGGA ctcctccaggttccAGCTCCCCCCtcggcccccctccctccagagtgGCTCCAGCTCAGACTCTGACGACTGTGATGAGAACTATGTTCCCATGGTCCCTAGCATGCCCTCAGACGAGCCC GGCATGAAGCTGTCCGCTCCCATGGCAGCAGATGGAGGGAGCAGCCCACTGGTGAAGCCTAAAGGAGACAAGCAGGTGGAGTacctggacctggacctggaccCTGGCAAGGCCACTCCACCTAAGAAG aAGAGTACCGGCCCGGGGCAGGTGTGCTCAGACGAGCGTGTGGACTATGTGGTGGTGGACCAGCAGAGGACCCAGGCTCTGAAGAGCACCCGCGAGGCCTGGAACGACGGCCGCCAGTCCACCGAGACAGACACCACCCTCAAGGGTCCCAAGTGA
- the gab1 gene encoding GRB2-associated-binding protein 1 isoform X2: MSGGDVVCSGWLRKSPPEKKLRRYAWKKRWFILRSGRLTGDPDVLEYYKNDHAKKPIRVIDLNLCEQVDAGLTFNKKDLEHSFIFDIKTIDRVFYLVADTEDDMNKWVRCICDICGFNPTDDAVKAAHQSGGSSSSVVDTPPPLGVGGVLAGVPPPYQPVSVRHLDSQSSLDEPQDYLWLANCESKKPEPNSPVRGGPSPVEYLLLEECESRTPPPSLAHDCSKSTSSETDLNDNLPSRRTPPSSSKHTSSHNGAPSLYDSPPSRGPSIDSASLYHLPRSFSQDTVLTGPAPSPSQDPGEVELYVFNTPSRKPSMETQIRNLSVSYDIPPTPGSNCTYQVPRSSSVGAGGSEGGGDVPPPRPPKPSLSSLTGGNPPGPPAERSPSDVYCTPRSVSETDGNYCVPSSVGSKALRSNTIGTMDSSRIRKADFGSQECYSIPRSFPSDKTCSFDFNESFNSYFINKGMMPVCGSQSTEEVDQNYVPMNPNSPSQLTLTLGPSDGPQETNYVPMTPGTLEFSSLGKQVPPPAHMGFRSSPKTPPRRPTLISDCQPPPVDRHLKPDRKGQSPKVIRAKGAGLERTDSHTVGDFMRQRKAKPAPLDIKPLPEWEEPCAPVRSPVTRSFARDSSRFQLPPRPPSLQSGSSSDSDDCDENYVPMVPSMPSDEPQGMKLSAPMAADGGSSPLVKPKGDKQVEYLDLDLDPGKATPPKKKSTGPGQVCSDERVDYVVVDQQRTQALKSTREAWNDGRQSTETDTTLKGPK; the protein is encoded by the exons gCATGGAAGAAGCGCTGGTTCATTCTTCGGAGTGGCCGTCTGACAGGTGACCCAGATGTGCTGGAGTACTATAAGAATGACCACGCCAAGAAGCCCATCAGAGTGATCGACCTCAACCTGTGTGAACAG GTGGATGCAGGTCTGACATTCAACAAGAAAGACCTGGAGCACAGCTTCATCTTTGACATCAAGACCATCGACCGCGTGTTCTATCTGGTGGCCGACACGGAGGACGACATGAACAAGTGGGTCCGCTGCATCTGCGACATCTGTGGCTTTAACCCCACCGACGACG CTGTGAAAGCAGCCCACCAATCAggcggcagcagcagctcagTAGTGGACACGCCCCCTCCCCTAGGGGTAGGTGGGGTGCTGGCCGGCGTGCCCCCCCCCTACCAGCCTGTCAGTGTGCGTCACCTGGACTCCCAGTCCAGCCTGGACGAGCCCCAGGACTACCTCTGGCTGGCTAACTGTGAGAGCAAGAAGCCAGAGcccaacag TCCAGTACGGGGTGGCCCCTCCCCAGTGGAGTACTTGCTCCTAGAGGAGTGTGAGAGCAGGACTCCTCCTCCTAGTCT ggctCATGACTGTTCCAAGTCCACCTCCTCAGAGACTGACCTGAACGACAACCTCCCCTCCCGccgcacccccccctcctcctccaaacacaCGTCCTCCCACAACGGTGCCCCCTCCCTGtacgactcccccccctcccgtgGGCCCTCGATAGACTCCGCCTCCCTCTACCACCTCCCCCGCAGCTTCTCCCAGGACACAGTCCTCaccggccccgccccctcgcCCTCCCAGGACCCCGGGGAGGTGGAGCTCTACGTCTTCAACACACCGTCACGGAAACCCTCCATGGAGACGCAGATACGGAACCTGTCAGTCAGCTACGACATCCCGCCCACCCCGGGGAGCAACTGCACCTATCAGGTCCCTCGTAGCTCCTccgtgggggcgggggggtcagAGGGCGGGGGGGACGTGCCCCCTCCACGGCCCCCCAAGCCCTCCCTCAGCTCCCTGACAGGGGGGAACCCCCCGGGGCCCCCGGCTGAGCGCTCCCCCTCAGACGTGTACTGCACACCGCGCTCCGTGTCAGAGACGGACGGGAACTACTGTGTTCCCAGCAGTGTTGGGAGCAAAGCACTGCGTAGCAACACCATCGGCACCATGGACTCCTCCCGCATCCGGAAAG CAGATTTCGGCTCGCAGGAATGCTATTCCATTCCCAGATCTTTTCCTTCTGACAAAACCTGCTCCTTTGACTTCAACGAGAGCTTCAACAGCTACTTT ataaaCAAGGGCATGATGCCAGTGTGTGGGAGCCAGTCCACCGAGGAGGTGGACCAGAACTATGTGCCCATGAACCCTAACTCTCCGTcccagctaaccctaaccctggggcCCTCAGACGGGCCCCAGGAGACCAACTACGTCCCCATGACCCCTGGCACCCTGGAGTTCTCCTCCCTGGGGAAGCAGGTCCCCCCCCCGGCCCACATGGGGTTCCGCTCCAGCCCCAAGACCCCCCCACGAAGACCCACACTCATCAGCGACTGTCAGCCCCCTCCTGTAGATCGCCACCTCAAACCTGACCGCAAAG GTCAGAGCCCCAAGGTAATCAGGGCTAAGGGGGCGGGGCTAGAGCGCACCGACTCCCACACTGTGGGGGACTTCATGAGACAACGCAAGG CTAAACCCGCCCCGCTGGACATCAAGCCTCTTCCAGAGTGGGAGGAGCCGTGTGCGCCCGTTCGCTCGCCCGTCACCAGGTCGTTCGCCCGGGA ctcctccaggttccAGCTCCCCCCtcggcccccctccctccagagtgGCTCCAGCTCAGACTCTGACGACTGTGATGAGAACTATGTTCCCATGGTCCCTAGCATGCCCTCAGACGAGCCC CAGGGCATGAAGCTGTCCGCTCCCATGGCAGCAGATGGAGGGAGCAGCCCACTGGTGAAGCCTAAAGGAGACAAGCAGGTGGAGTacctggacctggacctggaccCTGGCAAGGCCACTCCACCTAAGAAG aAGAGTACCGGCCCGGGGCAGGTGTGCTCAGACGAGCGTGTGGACTATGTGGTGGTGGACCAGCAGAGGACCCAGGCTCTGAAGAGCACCCGCGAGGCCTGGAACGACGGCCGCCAGTCCACCGAGACAGACACCACCCTCAAGGGTCCCAAGTGA